In Amycolatopsis methanolica 239, a single genomic region encodes these proteins:
- a CDS encoding NAD kinase, producing MSERREVLLVMHPDRETTKDAAREVATRFDEAGIGLRVIDDEVKELIEHDSLDELCTLVAPGDDPARGAELVLVLGGDGTLLRAAELARPAGVPVLGVNLGRVGFLTEADSDALTETVGRVVSREYTVEERMTIDVTVSVEGRVVARTWALNEASVEKSTRERILDALIEVDGRPVSAFGCDGVLCATPTGSTAYAFSAGGPVIWPDVEALLVVPSNAHAMFSRPLVVSRDSVITVGVDPYGSPAVLTCDGLRHIALPRGARVEVVAGEVPVRLARLHPGPFTDRLVHKFSLPVKSWRERHAR from the coding sequence GTGAGCGAGCGCCGTGAGGTGCTGCTGGTCATGCACCCCGACCGCGAGACGACCAAGGACGCCGCGCGCGAGGTCGCCACCCGCTTCGACGAGGCCGGCATCGGGCTGCGCGTCATCGACGACGAGGTCAAGGAACTGATCGAGCACGACTCCCTCGACGAGCTGTGCACCCTCGTCGCGCCCGGCGACGACCCCGCCCGCGGCGCCGAGCTGGTGCTCGTGCTCGGCGGCGACGGCACCCTGCTGCGCGCCGCCGAACTGGCCCGCCCCGCCGGGGTGCCGGTGCTGGGCGTCAACCTCGGCCGCGTCGGCTTCCTCACCGAGGCCGATTCGGACGCGCTCACCGAGACCGTCGGGCGGGTCGTCTCCCGCGAGTACACCGTCGAGGAGCGCATGACGATCGACGTCACGGTGTCGGTCGAGGGCCGGGTCGTGGCCCGCACCTGGGCGCTCAACGAGGCCAGCGTCGAGAAGAGCACGCGCGAGCGGATCCTGGACGCGCTCATCGAGGTCGACGGCAGGCCGGTGTCCGCCTTCGGCTGCGACGGTGTGCTGTGCGCCACGCCGACCGGCTCCACCGCCTACGCGTTCTCCGCCGGCGGCCCGGTGATCTGGCCCGACGTCGAGGCGCTGCTCGTCGTCCCCAGCAACGCGCACGCGATGTTTTCCCGCCCGCTGGTCGTCTCGCGCGACTCGGTGATCACCGTCGGCGTCGACCCGTACGGCTCGCCCGCGGTCCTGACCTGCGACGGGCTGCGGCACATCGCCCTGCCGCGCGGCGCCAGGGTCGAGGTCGTGGCCGGTGAGGTCCCGGTCCGGCTGGCCCGCCTGCACCCCGGCCCGTTCACCGACCGGCTGGTCCACAAGTTCTCTCTGCCCGTCAAGAGCTGGCGGGAGCGGCACGCGCGCTGA
- a CDS encoding copper transporter, with protein MISLRYHIVSIAAVFLALAVGVVLGSTALNGALLSGLSDEKGKLASQVSDLEAQRNALNARLSDADAFAGSLGPKVVASALDRRSVVLVTTQEANPADRDALRQLIEASGARVSGELQLTDSFTDPAKADQLRQVVTRLQPAGSTFPTAGDPGTLAGALVGSVLLLNKDTAQPQSTTDELAAAIAGLQDGGFANASPGIGPGQLALVLTGGQATGDGAGDKAATLARFAAQLDRSGAGTVLAGDPASAEGTGAIGFVRADTSATSILSTVDNANTAAGRISAVLALKEQLDGGTGRYGIAGNAQSPAPGVAQPGS; from the coding sequence GTGATTTCTCTGCGGTACCACATCGTCTCGATCGCGGCGGTGTTCCTGGCGCTGGCGGTCGGCGTCGTGCTCGGGTCGACGGCGCTGAACGGGGCGCTGCTGTCCGGGCTGTCGGACGAGAAGGGCAAGCTCGCGTCGCAGGTGTCCGACCTGGAGGCCCAGCGCAACGCGCTGAACGCGCGGCTGTCCGACGCGGACGCCTTCGCGGGCTCGCTCGGCCCGAAGGTCGTCGCGAGCGCCCTGGACCGGCGCTCGGTCGTGCTCGTCACGACGCAGGAGGCGAACCCGGCCGACCGCGACGCGCTGCGGCAGCTCATCGAGGCCTCCGGTGCGCGGGTGTCGGGGGAGCTGCAGCTCACGGACTCGTTCACCGATCCGGCGAAGGCGGACCAGCTGCGCCAGGTGGTGACCCGGCTGCAGCCGGCCGGTTCGACGTTCCCGACGGCGGGTGACCCGGGCACGCTTGCCGGCGCGCTCGTCGGTTCGGTGCTGCTGCTCAACAAGGACACCGCGCAGCCGCAGTCCACAACGGACGAACTGGCCGCGGCGATCGCGGGCCTGCAGGACGGCGGGTTCGCCAACGCCAGCCCGGGCATCGGACCGGGCCAGCTGGCACTGGTGCTGACCGGCGGCCAGGCGACGGGCGACGGGGCCGGTGACAAGGCCGCGACGCTGGCCCGGTTCGCGGCGCAGCTGGACCGCTCCGGCGCGGGCACGGTGCTCGCGGGCGACCCGGCGTCGGCCGAGGGCACCGGCGCGATCGGCTTCGTGCGGGCCGACACCTCGGCGACCTCCATCCTGTCCACTGTGGACAACGCGAACACCGCGGCCGGGCGGATCAGCGCGGTGCTGGCGCTCAAGGAGCAGCTGGACGGCGGGACCGGGCGGTACGGCATCGCGGGCAACGCGCAGTCGCCCGCGCCCGGGGTCGCGCAGCCCGGAAGCTGA
- the recN gene encoding DNA repair protein RecN, translating to MLAEMRIQGLGVIEDALLELHPGFTVVTGETGAGKTMVVTGLHLLSGGRAEASKVRNGSGRASVEGRFEGVFAGHVARIVADAGGETDEDGSLIALRSVGADGRSRAHLGGRSVPVSVLSDLADRLLAVHGQNDQLRLLRPSEQREVLDRFAGDDVAEPLRQYREVRDEWLAVVAELTERTSRSREMAQQADLLKHGLDEIAAVDPKPGEDAELAEQVKRLTATEELRAAASGAQAAVSGAADGDPDQPGALGLIGEARRRLAGADDSALRDLEPRLAEAEMLLNDVGAELGGYLDGLDADPGLLEQILARQAELKTLTRKYAPDIDGVLAWAEDANSRLASMDTSEEALAALAARRDELAAQLAVHAAAVSAARTVAAAELAGAVTEELSGLAMGQAQIEVTVKRRATDASDPQALRVDGELVHAGGSGVDDVELMLKAHPAAPAMPVHKAASGGELSRVMLAIEVVLADADTVQTLVFDEVDAGVGGRAAIEIGRRLARLARTHQVLVVTHLPQVAAFADRHLVVDKGTAEGVTRSDVKTLRKSERVVELARMLAGMESTETGRAHAEELLAVADADKEAAAKPRRKTGKRPKR from the coding sequence GTGCTGGCCGAGATGCGCATCCAGGGCCTCGGAGTGATCGAGGACGCCCTGCTCGAACTGCACCCGGGATTCACCGTGGTCACCGGCGAGACCGGCGCGGGCAAGACCATGGTCGTCACCGGGCTGCACCTGCTGTCCGGGGGACGCGCCGAGGCGTCGAAGGTCCGCAACGGCTCCGGCCGGGCGAGCGTCGAGGGACGTTTCGAAGGCGTGTTCGCCGGTCACGTCGCCCGGATCGTGGCCGACGCGGGCGGGGAGACCGACGAGGACGGCAGCCTCATCGCGCTGCGCTCGGTGGGCGCCGACGGGCGGTCCCGCGCCCACCTCGGCGGCCGTTCGGTGCCGGTGAGCGTGCTGTCCGACCTGGCCGACCGGCTGCTGGCGGTGCACGGGCAGAACGACCAGCTGCGGCTGCTGCGCCCTTCCGAACAACGCGAGGTGCTCGACCGGTTCGCCGGGGACGACGTCGCCGAGCCGCTGCGCCAGTACCGGGAGGTGCGCGACGAGTGGCTGGCGGTGGTCGCGGAGCTGACGGAGCGCACCAGTCGCTCCCGCGAGATGGCGCAGCAGGCGGACCTGCTCAAGCACGGTCTGGATGAGATCGCGGCGGTCGACCCGAAGCCGGGGGAGGACGCGGAGCTGGCCGAGCAGGTCAAGCGGCTCACCGCCACCGAGGAGCTGCGGGCCGCGGCGAGCGGCGCGCAGGCCGCGGTGTCCGGCGCGGCCGACGGCGACCCGGACCAGCCGGGCGCGCTCGGCCTGATCGGCGAGGCCCGGCGGCGGCTGGCCGGCGCGGACGATTCGGCCCTGCGCGACCTGGAGCCGCGGCTGGCCGAGGCCGAGATGCTGCTCAACGACGTCGGCGCCGAGCTGGGCGGCTACCTGGACGGGCTGGACGCCGACCCGGGCCTGCTCGAGCAGATCCTCGCCAGGCAGGCCGAGCTGAAGACCCTGACCCGCAAGTACGCGCCCGACATCGACGGCGTCCTGGCCTGGGCCGAGGACGCGAACTCGCGCCTGGCGTCGATGGACACCTCGGAGGAGGCGCTCGCGGCGCTGGCGGCGCGGCGGGACGAGCTGGCCGCGCAGCTGGCTGTACACGCCGCCGCGGTGTCGGCGGCCCGCACCGTCGCCGCCGCCGAGCTGGCCGGCGCGGTCACCGAGGAGCTGTCCGGCCTGGCGATGGGCCAGGCCCAGATCGAAGTGACGGTGAAGCGCCGGGCCACCGACGCGTCCGACCCGCAGGCGCTGCGGGTGGACGGCGAGCTGGTGCATGCGGGCGGCTCCGGCGTCGACGACGTCGAGCTGATGCTCAAGGCGCACCCGGCCGCGCCCGCGATGCCGGTGCACAAGGCCGCCTCCGGCGGTGAGCTGTCCCGCGTGATGCTCGCGATCGAGGTCGTGCTGGCCGACGCCGACACCGTGCAGACGCTGGTGTTCGACGAGGTCGACGCCGGGGTCGGCGGCCGCGCGGCCATCGAGATCGGGCGGCGCCTCGCCCGCCTCGCGCGCACCCACCAGGTGCTGGTGGTGACCCACCTGCCGCAGGTGGCCGCGTTCGCCGACCGGCACCTGGTGGTCGACAAGGGCACCGCGGAGGGCGTCACGCGCAGCGACGTGAAGACGCTGCGCAAGTCCGAGCGGGTGGTCGAGCTGGCGCGGATGCTCGCCGGGATGGAGAGCACCGAGACCGGGCGGGCGCACGCGGAGGAACTGCTCGCGGTGGCCGACGCGGACAAGGAAGCGGCGGCCAAACCGCGCCGGAAGACAGGCAAGCGCCCCAAGCGCTGA
- the steA gene encoding putative cytokinetic ring protein SteA: protein MKLPGLLNRNTEALPGIVGVARVDRRTRDLLRRVGPGDIVVLDQIDLDRATADALVEAEVAGVVNASPSISGRFPNLGPEILVNAGIPLLDNVGGEVLRRIKDGSRIRLHEGGVYVGDRHVASGSEQTPDSVADQMIEAKAGMSTQLEAFSANTIEFLRRERTLILDGVGVPEVRVPLRDRHVLVVAPGKGHAEDLKALRKYIAEHRPVLIGVDGGADTLRAQKYQPDIIVGDPFGIDAETLKCGAEVVVPAQPDGHAPGVARIQDLGIGAVTFPASGNPEDLALLLADAHEAGLVVTVGFQATLREFLDHGRSGSNPSTFLTRLKLGTRLVDGKAVAALHRSRVSLGAVVLLVVAALVAVAVALLMSDVGGAYLDWARSTWDSFTSWVKGLFT, encoded by the coding sequence ATGAAGCTTCCCGGTCTGCTCAACCGCAACACCGAGGCCCTCCCCGGCATCGTCGGCGTCGCCCGGGTGGACCGGCGCACGCGCGATCTGCTCCGCCGCGTCGGCCCCGGCGACATCGTGGTGCTGGACCAGATCGACCTGGACCGCGCCACCGCCGACGCGCTCGTCGAGGCCGAGGTTGCCGGGGTGGTCAACGCCTCGCCGTCGATCTCCGGCAGGTTCCCCAACCTGGGGCCGGAGATCCTGGTCAACGCCGGCATCCCGCTGCTGGACAACGTCGGCGGCGAGGTGCTGCGCCGCATCAAGGACGGCAGCCGCATCCGGCTGCACGAGGGCGGCGTCTACGTCGGCGACCGGCACGTCGCCAGCGGCAGCGAGCAGACGCCGGACAGCGTCGCCGACCAGATGATCGAGGCCAAGGCCGGGATGTCCACCCAGCTGGAGGCCTTCTCCGCCAACACCATCGAGTTCCTGCGCCGGGAGCGCACGCTCATCCTCGACGGGGTCGGCGTGCCCGAGGTGCGGGTGCCGCTGCGCGACCGGCACGTGCTGGTCGTCGCGCCGGGCAAGGGGCATGCCGAGGACCTCAAGGCGCTCAGGAAGTACATCGCCGAGCACCGGCCGGTGCTGATCGGCGTGGACGGCGGCGCGGACACCCTGCGCGCGCAGAAGTACCAGCCGGACATCATCGTCGGCGACCCGTTCGGCATCGACGCCGAGACGCTCAAGTGCGGCGCCGAGGTGGTCGTCCCGGCCCAGCCGGACGGGCACGCACCGGGCGTGGCGCGCATCCAGGACCTGGGCATCGGCGCGGTCACCTTCCCCGCGTCCGGAAACCCGGAGGACCTGGCGCTGCTGCTCGCCGACGCACACGAGGCCGGGCTGGTCGTCACCGTCGGATTCCAGGCGACGCTGCGGGAGTTCCTCGACCACGGCCGGTCCGGGTCGAACCCGTCGACGTTCCTGACCCGGCTCAAGCTCGGCACCCGCCTGGTCGACGGCAAGGCGGTCGCCGCGCTGCACCGCAGCCGCGTCTCGCTGGGCGCGGTGGTGCTGCTCGTCGTCGCCGCGCTCGTCGCGGTCGCGGTCGCGCTGCTCATGTCCGACGTCGGCGGGGCGTACCTGGACTGGGCGCGCTCCACCTGGGATTCCTTCACAAGCTGGGTCAAGGGGCTCTTCACGTGA
- a CDS encoding LLM class flavin-dependent oxidoreductase — translation MQASVPALAAVAASSSRLRIGTFVLAAPMHSPGRIAWETATLDQLSEGRFELGLGAGRGDAGGTAELLGVPFGSAGERVRQVGEAIQAVRKLFADGTFTPVQHPAPARSRSGCGISGSTRRPRGTTRTSRC, via the coding sequence GTGCAGGCGTCGGTCCCGGCGCTGGCCGCGGTCGCCGCGTCGAGCTCCCGGCTGCGGATCGGCACGTTCGTGCTCGCCGCGCCGATGCACTCCCCCGGCCGCATCGCCTGGGAGACCGCGACGCTCGACCAGCTGTCCGAGGGCCGGTTCGAGCTGGGTCTGGGCGCGGGACGCGGGGACGCGGGCGGCACGGCGGAGCTGCTGGGCGTGCCGTTCGGCAGCGCGGGCGAGCGGGTGCGGCAGGTGGGTGAGGCGATCCAGGCGGTGCGGAAGCTGTTCGCCGACGGCACGTTCACGCCGGTGCAGCATCCCGCGCCGGCCCGGTCCCGGAGTGGCTGCGGCATTTCGGGATCGACCCGGCGGCCACGCGGGACAACACGAACCTCGCGGTGCTGA
- a CDS encoding TlyA family RNA methyltransferase: MPRRARLDAELVRRGLARSREHASTLISEGKVTVNGMVASKPATGVETGAPIVVKAADDPGWASRGAHKLLGALEAFEPAGLSVDGKRCLDAGASTGGFTDVLLRRGAAQVVAADVGRGLLDWRLQTDERVVVLDKTNVRNLTPEQCGGPVDLVVGDLSFISLRLVLPALAACATAEADLVPMVKPQFEVGKERLGSGGVVRDPELRARAVLDVLDAAAGLGLHPHGVVASPLPGPSGNVEYFAWLRRDPAPDQDVEQLVRDAVGKGPQ; this comes from the coding sequence ATGCCCCGCAGGGCCCGCCTCGACGCCGAACTGGTGCGCCGCGGCCTCGCCCGCTCCCGCGAACACGCCAGCACGCTGATCAGCGAGGGTAAGGTGACCGTCAACGGCATGGTCGCCAGCAAACCCGCCACCGGCGTCGAGACCGGCGCGCCGATCGTGGTGAAAGCCGCCGACGACCCGGGCTGGGCGTCCCGCGGCGCCCACAAGCTGCTCGGCGCGCTCGAGGCCTTCGAACCGGCCGGGCTGTCCGTGGACGGCAAACGCTGCCTGGACGCCGGCGCGTCGACCGGCGGGTTCACCGACGTCCTGCTCCGCCGCGGCGCCGCCCAGGTGGTCGCCGCCGACGTTGGCCGCGGCCTGCTCGACTGGCGGCTGCAGACCGACGAGCGCGTCGTCGTGCTGGACAAGACCAACGTCCGAAACCTCACCCCCGAGCAGTGCGGCGGTCCCGTCGACCTCGTGGTCGGCGACCTGTCGTTCATCTCGCTGCGCCTCGTCCTGCCCGCACTGGCCGCCTGCGCGACCGCGGAGGCCGACCTGGTCCCGATGGTCAAACCGCAGTTCGAGGTCGGCAAGGAACGCCTCGGCAGCGGCGGCGTGGTGCGTGACCCGGAACTGCGCGCCCGTGCCGTCCTGGACGTCCTGGACGCGGCCGCCGGGCTGGGCCTGCACCCGCACGGCGTGGTCGCGAGCCCGCTGCCGGGACCGTCCGGCAACGTCGAGTACTTCGCCTGGCTGCGCCGCGACCCGGCGCCGGACCAGGACGTCGAGCAACTGGTCCGCGACGCGGTCGGGAAGGGGCCCCAGTGA
- a CDS encoding HAD-IIA family hydrolase encodes MADTLQADYDAFLFDLDGTVYHGPRPIPGAAAAIRQLRDQGAAVRFVTNNASKAPGDVADHLRALDIDATPDEVSTSAQAAARLLGERLPAGAVVLVVGTDALAGEITAAGLRPVREAGDDVAAVVQGHNPATGWADLAEACVAIRGGALWVACNVDTTLPTERGLLPGNGSMVAALRTATGATPEVAGKPEAPLFHTAAKSANASRPLAIGDRLDTDIAGAVTAGMDSLCVLTGVATPATLVTAVPAERPTYLGADLGALTEPADELRVAPQAGWDVRRDGDTLVVTGDGDPLALLRTLCAVAWDTGVTGITPGDGRAGKILAELGLPSGGRPIR; translated from the coding sequence ATGGCTGACACCCTCCAGGCCGACTACGACGCGTTCCTGTTCGACCTCGACGGAACTGTCTACCACGGCCCCCGGCCCATCCCGGGGGCCGCGGCGGCGATCCGGCAGCTGCGCGACCAGGGCGCCGCGGTCCGCTTCGTCACCAACAACGCCTCCAAGGCGCCCGGTGACGTCGCGGACCACCTCCGCGCGCTCGACATCGACGCCACCCCGGACGAGGTCAGCACCAGCGCCCAGGCCGCCGCCCGGCTGCTCGGCGAGCGGCTGCCCGCCGGCGCGGTCGTCCTCGTCGTCGGCACCGACGCCCTCGCCGGCGAGATCACCGCCGCGGGGCTGCGGCCCGTGCGCGAAGCCGGGGACGACGTCGCCGCCGTCGTGCAGGGCCACAACCCCGCCACCGGCTGGGCCGACCTCGCCGAGGCGTGCGTCGCCATCCGCGGCGGCGCCCTGTGGGTCGCCTGCAACGTCGACACCACCCTGCCCACCGAACGCGGCCTGCTGCCCGGGAACGGCTCGATGGTCGCCGCCCTGCGCACGGCAACCGGCGCCACCCCCGAGGTCGCGGGCAAACCCGAGGCGCCGCTGTTCCACACCGCCGCGAAGTCGGCGAACGCGAGCCGTCCGCTCGCGATCGGGGACCGGCTGGACACCGACATCGCGGGCGCGGTCACCGCGGGCATGGACTCGCTGTGCGTGCTCACCGGCGTCGCGACCCCCGCCACCCTCGTCACCGCGGTCCCCGCCGAACGGCCGACCTACCTGGGCGCCGACCTCGGCGCCCTCACCGAACCTGCGGACGAACTGCGCGTCGCCCCGCAGGCCGGCTGGGACGTCCGCCGCGACGGGGACACGCTCGTCGTGACCGGCGACGGCGACCCGCTGGCCCTGCTGCGCACCCTCTGCGCCGTCGCTTGGGACACCGGCGTCACCGGCATCACGCCAGGGGACGGCCGAGCCGGAAAAATCCTCGCGGAGCTGGGGCTGCCGTCCGGCGGCCGACCGATCCGTTAG